A genomic region of Methanobacterium formicicum contains the following coding sequences:
- a CDS encoding DNA polymerase subunit beta, which produces MRARVRDFIYTKDDLFLATTTYLHPHDRIQSFLRYIPDPKGERSLNGSRYTKVDSQQAYTFLERNYPDYLFDCQVTRVKMMGAPRDRVEKILSPVDRLQEIFELSSPDELLLKVIKVAETFIDEAGIKMKHLGISGSILPQLYDSRVSDIDFVVYGLKNHLKAMETFESIKNDPKSHLKAIEDGYWAKLYAKRIKDGTLSYDEFRWYENRKNNRGVVDGTLFDILATREWNEISGTYGNETYQPCGTIAIEATVSDALAAFDNPAVYQLEDVQILEGPDVPLREVASYTHTYSGQAREGERILARGKLEKVMGKKTHYRLIVGTTRESLGEYVKLKDLKIV; this is translated from the coding sequence ATGCGAGCCAGAGTCCGAGACTTTATCTACACCAAGGATGATCTTTTCTTGGCCACCACTACCTATCTACACCCCCATGACCGAATACAATCATTTTTACGTTACATTCCAGATCCTAAGGGGGAAAGATCCCTCAATGGCTCCCGGTATACCAAGGTAGACTCCCAGCAGGCTTACACTTTTTTAGAGAGGAATTATCCTGATTATCTTTTTGACTGCCAGGTTACCCGGGTTAAAATGATGGGTGCACCCCGTGATAGGGTGGAAAAAATCTTAAGCCCAGTGGATCGTCTCCAGGAAATATTTGAACTTTCTTCACCCGATGAACTGCTCCTTAAAGTCATTAAGGTGGCCGAAACCTTCATAGACGAGGCAGGAATCAAGATGAAACACCTGGGTATTTCCGGATCTATACTACCCCAACTCTACGATTCCCGGGTTTCCGATATTGACTTCGTTGTTTACGGCCTCAAAAATCACCTGAAGGCCATGGAAACATTCGAATCAATTAAGAATGACCCTAAAAGTCATTTAAAGGCTATTGAGGATGGTTATTGGGCTAAACTTTATGCGAAGCGAATCAAGGATGGTACCCTTAGTTATGATGAGTTCCGCTGGTACGAGAACCGTAAAAATAACCGGGGAGTGGTGGATGGGACACTGTTCGACATATTAGCCACCAGAGAATGGAATGAAATCAGCGGGACCTATGGTAATGAGACCTACCAACCCTGTGGAACCATAGCCATTGAGGCCACGGTTTCTGATGCCCTGGCTGCCTTTGATAACCCCGCAGTTTACCAATTGGAAGATGTCCAGATACTGGAAGGCCCTGATGTCCCCCTACGAGAAGTGGCCTCCTACACCCACACCTATTCTGGCCAGGCCAGGGAAGGGGAAAGGATCCTTGCCCGGGGAAAACTGGAGAAGGTTATGGGTAAAAAAACCCACTACCGCCTGATTGTAGGAACCACCAGAGAATCATTGGGAGAATATGTCAAATTAAAGGACTTGAAAATAGTTTAA
- a CDS encoding PPC domain-containing DNA-binding protein has product MIVRRLAPGQDLKKALEDIRDDEDLKSGIILCMVGSLQDAVLRMADGRAKVVKGPLEIVSTTGTLATNGVHIHLAVADKEGAVTGGHLKTGCLVHTTAEICIASCDLVFRRVFDPETGYRELETE; this is encoded by the coding sequence ATGATAGTCCGAAGATTGGCACCAGGCCAGGACTTAAAGAAAGCTCTGGAAGATATAAGGGATGATGAAGACTTAAAATCAGGCATAATCCTGTGCATGGTGGGTAGCCTTCAAGATGCAGTTTTGAGAATGGCCGATGGAAGAGCAAAGGTTGTCAAGGGGCCCCTGGAGATAGTTTCGACCACGGGAACCCTGGCCACCAACGGGGTTCACATCCACCTGGCAGTGGCGGATAAAGAGGGGGCGGTTACTGGAGGACACCTTAAAACCGGCTGCCTGGTACACACCACAGCAGAAATCTGCATTGCCTCCTGTGACCTGGTTTTTCGGCGGGTGTTCGACCCGGAAACTGGTTACCGTGAACTGGAAACAGAGTAA
- a CDS encoding DUF366 family protein: protein MKQKTLKTGLLYDGSQIQPMWAFQELGIKGSSIVTWIGPMNIHSQELIDYEDVGLEITSSEMVHFIIEHFDVQPADIRMCYHRQRLLVMMVKDSLEEIGIKARREGDDLYVGQGKLSVSIATCSVSSMKIHFALNLTSQGTPDDVETVGLKECSPALTSKDVRELSENISNKYAREIADIEEDISKTRVF, encoded by the coding sequence ATGAAACAAAAAACACTCAAAACCGGACTGCTCTATGATGGAAGTCAAATACAGCCCATGTGGGCATTTCAGGAGTTGGGAATAAAGGGTTCCAGTATCGTGACCTGGATCGGCCCCATGAACATCCACTCCCAGGAGTTAATTGACTACGAGGATGTGGGGCTGGAGATCACCTCCTCGGAAATGGTTCACTTTATAATCGAGCACTTTGATGTGCAACCCGCAGATATCCGGATGTGTTACCACCGCCAAAGACTCCTGGTCATGATGGTTAAAGATTCACTGGAAGAAATAGGTATCAAAGCCCGTCGTGAGGGTGATGACCTCTATGTTGGCCAGGGAAAGCTCAGTGTATCCATTGCCACCTGTTCGGTGAGCAGTATGAAGATACACTTTGCCCTGAACTTGACCAGCCAGGGAACACCGGATGATGTGGAAACAGTGGGTTTAAAGGAATGTTCACCGGCGTTAACCTCAAAAGATGTCCGGGAACTATCAGAAAATATATCAAATAAGTATGCAAGGGAAATAGCTGATATAGAAGAGGACATATCTAAAACCCGTGTTTTCTAA
- a CDS encoding 6-carboxytetrahydropterin synthase: MKIVINGIHANLRFASAHMIPCHESCGGIHGHSYHVDVTVEGERCGEFGFVADFKTVKGIVRKMCKELDHKLLIPENSKELDFKSKDPVEFSIGPKEYKIPREDCCLLPLPSTSAEELSEYLANRLFQALKEEGDIESVSVCVNEGIGQGAFFTKTAE; this comes from the coding sequence ATGAAAATAGTTATCAATGGAATACACGCTAACTTGAGATTCGCCTCGGCCCACATGATCCCCTGCCACGAGTCCTGTGGAGGAATACACGGCCATTCCTACCATGTGGACGTCACCGTGGAAGGGGAACGCTGCGGGGAGTTTGGATTTGTGGCCGACTTTAAAACAGTCAAAGGAATAGTTCGGAAAATGTGCAAAGAACTTGATCACAAACTACTCATACCAGAAAACAGTAAAGAACTGGATTTTAAGAGTAAAGATCCGGTAGAATTCTCCATAGGTCCTAAAGAATATAAAATCCCCCGGGAAGACTGCTGTCTCCTTCCCCTGCCCTCCACCTCTGCTGAAGAACTCTCCGAGTACCTGGCCAATAGATTGTTCCAGGCACTTAAGGAAGAGGGAGATATTGAAAGCGTCTCGGTATGTGTAAATGAGGGAATAGGTCAGGGAGCTTTTTTCACCAAAACTGCAGAGTAA
- a CDS encoding 7-carboxy-7-deazaguanine synthase QueE — protein MQGEGKLIGRRQVFVRFTGCNLNCNYCDTSLSRDPGYGEEIGIDSLYQKISELKTPDLHSISFTGGEPLLHADFIKDFLEKYPLTSMLETNGSLPGEMAKLIELVDYVSMDVKLPEHEAVSNWDDLLDQEIKSIKLLIEEGINSYCKVVVQPSTTTETVASIAARIREEIPETSQMPLIVQPASPLELWKGRTHKLLEISEKAGEHLDVLTIPQVHKLLNLR, from the coding sequence ATACAGGGCGAAGGGAAACTGATAGGCCGCAGACAGGTCTTTGTAAGGTTCACCGGCTGTAACCTCAACTGCAACTACTGTGACACCTCTTTAAGCCGCGATCCGGGTTATGGTGAGGAAATAGGCATAGATTCCCTTTACCAAAAAATATCTGAACTTAAAACCCCCGATTTACATTCTATTTCATTTACTGGTGGGGAGCCATTGTTGCATGCTGATTTTATCAAAGATTTCCTGGAAAAATATCCTTTAACCTCCATGCTGGAGACCAATGGATCGTTACCTGGTGAAATGGCAAAATTAATAGAATTGGTGGATTATGTTTCCATGGATGTGAAATTACCGGAACATGAAGCAGTTTCTAACTGGGATGATCTCCTGGATCAGGAGATAAAATCCATAAAGCTATTAATAGAAGAGGGGATAAATAGTTACTGTAAAGTAGTAGTACAACCCTCCACAACCACGGAGACTGTGGCCTCTATAGCGGCCCGGATAAGGGAAGAAATCCCCGAAACCAGCCAAATGCCTTTAATTGTTCAACCGGCCAGTCCCCTGGAATTATGGAAGGGCAGAACTCACAAACTACTGGAAATTTCCGAGAAAGCAGGAGAACATCTCGACGTGTTAACAATACCCCAGGTTCATAAGCTTCTTAACCTAAGATAG
- a CDS encoding CBS domain-containing protein, with product MEMDTQVTVHDAMTSNVITVDPKTSVAEAATIMSQKGIGCLIIKSNSEPEGLITESDIITKVVSRDIQASQITVAEVMTSDLIEIDPGSEVYEAARTMAKNKIRRLPVVNNGSLVGILTSTDVMTVSPELTELLVENARMSHTIDYSDMETSVPGTCEVCETYVDYLEEVDGKYVCEECKEELEGE from the coding sequence ATGGAAATGGATACCCAAGTGACTGTGCACGACGCAATGACCTCAAATGTGATAACAGTAGACCCCAAAACAAGCGTTGCCGAAGCTGCGACTATAATGAGTCAAAAAGGCATCGGTTGTCTTATTATTAAGAGTAACTCAGAACCAGAAGGACTGATTACTGAAAGCGACATTATAACCAAGGTGGTATCCCGGGATATCCAGGCCAGCCAGATCACGGTGGCCGAAGTCATGACCAGCGACCTCATAGAAATTGATCCTGGAAGTGAGGTCTATGAAGCAGCCCGAACCATGGCCAAAAACAAGATAAGAAGACTTCCCGTAGTGAATAATGGGAGTCTTGTTGGCATATTAACCTCCACCGATGTGATGACGGTTTCACCAGAACTCACTGAACTCCTGGTGGAAAATGCCAGAATGTCTCATACCATAGACTATTCTGACATGGAAACATCAGTACCTGGAACCTGTGAAGTGTGTGAAACCTACGTTGATTACCTAGAAGAAGTGGATGGAAAGTACGTTTGTGAGGAGTGTAAAGAAGAACTGGAAGGTGAATAA
- a CDS encoding CBS domain-containing protein codes for MSPVEEVMTPDPVTVAVDTPATSVRSIFREEGFRTIPVISDNRLEGIITRPDMLQISSTKSNLDARSIMQQPRVIATPDMELIHLAREIMKAETVYAPVVESTASMQLVGIVTVADILRKFLYNGIKPVHETLGEMKFSPAITCNYDDLLSHVWKRMDESGYSGLPVMKKEKLIGIITRMDIIRSGHVRVGFDSNTRDAILVEKVMKTPPVVATPQTPVREAGEIILEYDIGRIPVVENPVYVKREPRRAKEADLVGIVSREDILWSYLN; via the coding sequence GTGAGCCCGGTGGAAGAAGTAATGACCCCGGATCCAGTCACCGTAGCTGTGGATACACCGGCAACCAGTGTGCGATCCATCTTCCGTGAAGAAGGATTCCGTACCATCCCCGTAATATCTGACAACCGATTAGAAGGTATTATAACCCGGCCAGACATGCTCCAAATCTCTTCAACCAAATCTAACCTTGATGCCCGGAGCATAATGCAACAACCCCGGGTGATCGCCACCCCGGACATGGAACTCATCCACCTGGCCCGGGAAATAATGAAGGCCGAAACAGTCTACGCCCCGGTAGTGGAGTCCACCGCCAGTATGCAACTGGTGGGAATAGTAACTGTAGCGGACATACTCAGAAAATTCCTCTACAATGGAATAAAACCTGTTCATGAAACACTGGGTGAAATGAAATTTTCCCCAGCCATAACCTGTAATTACGATGACCTCCTTTCCCATGTCTGGAAACGCATGGATGAATCTGGATACTCCGGACTCCCGGTTATGAAGAAGGAGAAACTCATAGGAATCATCACCAGAATGGACATCATTCGATCAGGCCATGTAAGGGTGGGCTTTGATTCTAATACCCGTGACGCTATTCTGGTGGAGAAGGTCATGAAAACACCCCCGGTGGTAGCCACACCACAAACCCCTGTCCGAGAGGCCGGGGAAATAATACTGGAATATGATATTGGGCGCATTCCCGTGGTAGAAAATCCAGTATACGTAAAAAGAGAACCCCGAAGAGCTAAAGAAGCCGATCTTGTTGGTATAGTTTCAAGGGAAGATATTTTATGGTCCTATCTCAACTGA
- a CDS encoding CBS domain-containing protein produces the protein MRKRQTINLVKSMDRGPLEFETHESQHEGDVMSIATKKVVTAPQTATIKEAAEIMVKNKFRRLPITDPGSEKLLGIVTSMDILDFLGGGDKYKILEEKHQDNFSAAINEPVRKIMTREVETINTRDSITGAVTKMISKGVGALPIVDAQHKIAGIVSERDFVLLMAGVLTDEKVEDYMHNQVITTTPGTRIEGASKIMVRNKLRRIPVVGEERKTPHPEEDKIVGIVTATDILEFLGKNSAFEHMITNSGEEILNTTITEIMESQVITASVTARLGDICDIMEEKGIGGLPVVQNGELQGIITESDILRAVSS, from the coding sequence ATGAGAAAAAGACAAACCATAAACCTGGTGAAATCAATGGACCGCGGTCCATTAGAGTTTGAAACCCACGAATCCCAGCATGAGGGAGACGTGATGAGCATAGCAACGAAAAAGGTGGTAACCGCACCTCAAACCGCCACCATAAAAGAAGCGGCTGAAATAATGGTAAAAAACAAGTTCAGACGACTCCCCATAACTGATCCCGGCAGTGAAAAGCTTCTGGGAATAGTTACCTCCATGGATATCCTGGACTTCTTAGGAGGTGGAGACAAGTACAAGATCCTGGAAGAAAAACACCAGGACAACTTCTCCGCAGCCATCAACGAACCAGTAAGGAAGATCATGACCCGTGAGGTGGAAACCATCAACACCCGGGACTCCATAACTGGTGCTGTCACTAAAATGATCAGTAAAGGAGTGGGCGCCCTACCCATAGTGGATGCCCAGCATAAAATAGCAGGAATAGTCTCTGAAAGAGACTTCGTCCTCCTGATGGCCGGAGTACTCACTGATGAAAAGGTGGAAGACTACATGCACAACCAGGTAATCACCACCACCCCCGGAACCCGTATCGAAGGAGCATCCAAGATAATGGTCCGCAACAAACTGCGCCGGATACCAGTGGTTGGTGAAGAACGTAAGACCCCCCACCCCGAGGAGGATAAGATCGTGGGAATTGTCACCGCCACCGACATACTGGAATTCCTGGGTAAAAACAGTGCCTTTGAACACATGATCACCAACAGTGGGGAAGAGATACTCAACACCACCATCACCGAGATCATGGAATCCCAGGTCATCACCGCCAGTGTCACCGCTAGACTGGGAGATATCTGTGACATCATGGAAGAAAAAGGCATAGGCGGACTTCCCGTAGTTCAAAATGGAGAATTACAGGGAATCATAACTGAAAGTGATATATTAAGGGCCGTGAGTTCCTAA
- a CDS encoding CBS domain-containing protein: MMKIEDVMNEEVIVAEENEQVSHARNLMIKYGYSRILVVNQEDKLVGILTEKDLTRKMRSNGPKWKRRTIDKISIRRVMTPQPVTLTPTREVRDAVEIMIKNDISSVPVVDGDELLGIVTKTELIDFYRDKFAGKWKVSDLMTSEVVTVNENHSIGHVISTMEDQKIGKLIVVRDNEPVGIITSANISFANVEDPETGVSVEKIAFLRKIDGQEKRNVREVSMVTAGDIMTNHLIKIEQTEDASSAADIMTKKEVSGIPVVNDNELVGIITKTDIIRGIQ, encoded by the coding sequence ATGATGAAAATCGAGGATGTAATGAACGAAGAAGTAATTGTAGCCGAAGAAAATGAACAAGTAAGCCACGCCCGAAACTTGATGATAAAATACGGTTACAGCCGTATTTTAGTGGTTAACCAGGAAGACAAATTAGTGGGTATCCTGACTGAAAAAGACTTAACCCGAAAAATGAGGTCCAATGGACCAAAATGGAAAAGAAGGACCATAGACAAGATCAGCATCCGCCGGGTCATGACCCCCCAGCCAGTCACCCTCACCCCCACCAGGGAGGTGCGGGATGCCGTGGAGATCATGATCAAAAACGATATAAGCTCGGTACCCGTGGTGGATGGAGACGAATTACTGGGTATCGTAACCAAAACCGAGCTCATAGACTTCTACCGTGACAAATTCGCTGGTAAATGGAAAGTATCCGACCTCATGACCAGTGAAGTGGTCACTGTCAACGAAAACCACAGCATCGGCCACGTAATAAGCACAATGGAAGACCAGAAAATTGGGAAACTCATAGTAGTGAGGGATAACGAGCCGGTGGGGATAATAACTTCTGCCAATATATCCTTCGCCAACGTGGAAGACCCAGAAACTGGAGTCAGTGTGGAAAAAATAGCCTTCCTACGCAAAATCGATGGTCAGGAGAAAAGAAATGTCAGGGAAGTGTCCATGGTCACTGCCGGAGATATAATGACTAACCACCTGATAAAAATCGAACAAACTGAAGATGCCTCCAGTGCAGCTGACATAATGACTAAAAAAGAAGTCAGTGGCATTCCAGTAGTGAACGATAACGAACTGGTGGGAATAATCACAAAAACGGATATAATCCGTGGAATCCAGTAA
- a CDS encoding CBS domain-containing protein, producing the protein MHVKDIMAKGIVVVDKDQNIHDALKLMKKHKISRLPVINTNQNNQKELVGIITEKDIALRLGSSKYGNLAPSHFHVSTVMTPQPVIAQEDQTLASAAKTMLENKIGGLTVMDSGQITGMITKSDFLETCQGRPFTEITVKERMKTSVTTIGPQDRLVHARRIIIDQGIGRLPVMEDGQLQGMITAKDIALAMMSFRKVVPDKYKPARIRNLLVEDVMVQNVKTLTEETPVSQAAQMMLDANFSGMPVVEEEQMTGILTKTDFLELIVELEGF; encoded by the coding sequence ATGCATGTCAAAGATATAATGGCCAAAGGTATTGTAGTGGTAGATAAAGACCAGAACATCCATGATGCACTGAAATTAATGAAAAAACACAAAATTTCCAGGCTACCCGTTATAAACACCAACCAGAACAATCAAAAAGAACTGGTAGGTATAATAACTGAAAAAGACATTGCACTACGCCTGGGATCATCCAAATATGGTAATCTGGCACCATCCCACTTCCATGTCTCCACCGTGATGACCCCCCAACCAGTCATTGCCCAGGAAGACCAGACCCTGGCCAGTGCCGCTAAAACCATGCTGGAAAACAAAATTGGAGGGTTGACCGTAATGGATTCCGGCCAAATCACGGGGATGATCACCAAAAGTGACTTCCTGGAAACCTGCCAGGGCCGACCCTTCACCGAGATCACCGTTAAAGAGAGGATGAAAACCAGCGTCACCACCATCGGACCACAGGACCGCCTGGTGCACGCCCGGAGAATCATCATTGACCAGGGAATCGGTCGCCTGCCAGTGATGGAAGATGGTCAGCTACAGGGAATGATAACGGCCAAAGACATCGCCCTGGCCATGATGTCCTTCCGCAAAGTGGTTCCAGACAAGTACAAACCCGCCCGGATACGTAACCTCTTGGTAGAGGATGTGATGGTCCAGAACGTGAAAACACTAACTGAAGAAACCCCGGTATCCCAGGCCGCCCAGATGATGCTGGATGCCAACTTCAGTGGAATGCCGGTGGTGGAAGAGGAGCAAATGACGGGAATACTCACCAAAACCGACTTCCTGGAACTCATCGTGGAACTGGAAGGATTTTAA